One Streptomyces sp. NBC_00223 genomic window carries:
- a CDS encoding carbohydrate-binding protein: MRLVPRLAVALVAVLGMVGMSAASAGAASHTAAAPAASAASAGAGADTPFTTYEAEAGTLGGGAGTVALTSAPTTQYSSAALEASGHAYVHLGATGQSVQWTNNTGQPISFVNVRASIPDSSAGGGITGTLDLYVNGTFRQALNLNSKQTWVYEGSNNYNNSDDQIPSDGSPRVFFDEAHTFVTGTPIAPGSTFSLQKDSSNGASFYDVDAIDVENPPAPIAQPANSISITSCGAVSDGNPTNGSADSQSVDSGPAIQNCINQAQSQGKILWIPQGTFYVKGTAGLQARGITIAGAGLWYTTVYRDVPVPNNTPLAALFSLTSCTVRNFHIDANAVSRSTIGGDGGAMDTTGTNWSADGIWTQHTMSGFWASGTGGKVQNSRLTSIWADGINLNNVSLDSNTGNNLTATNNFVRGTGDDAMAINSVNYNTNGSSTTYYNAMTNITMTNNTTIAPWGGKGIGIYGGSGHLVSGNYISDTARYIGLGAGRFGVNGSDLLSATLSGNVVVRSGGNGYSQGQPALQIGNGGDGQNTGVVDHVTVTGNTVTDSLYDAVGFSTSTNTLLQNNTITTPGRNGVVIAPPFYPAPTGSANITGNTLSGLKAGATAFANNSSGFTATLSGNSWQGGPAPVEAPFGGTPAAVPGTVQAENYDTGGQSVAYNVNSVNGNGTAYRSDGVDLEATSDTGGGYNLGWTSGGQWFRYTVNVATAGTYTVGLRVAAPAAVTGALHLSNASGTDLSGAVAIPATGDWQTWSTVTARVTLPAGRQVLTLNQDNGNWNLNHLTFTAAGTGTPAAALAASPASLTFAARTVNTTSPAQSVTVTNSGTAAASVTSLVAGGDFAQTNTCGTSIAAGATCTIAVTFTPTAAGTRTGSVTVTSNASNSPTTVALSGTGTGATPSTDLAAGKGTGESSHTQTYGSSNVTDGNQSTYWESANNAFPQWVQVDLGSAQSASRVVLRLPADWGSRTQTLSLQGSTDGSTFTTVKASAAYSFDPASNNTVTITFPATTQRWFRVNVTGNSGWPAGQISDFQVWNS, encoded by the coding sequence ATGAGGCTCGTCCCGCGTCTGGCCGTGGCTCTGGTCGCCGTGCTCGGCATGGTGGGGATGTCCGCCGCGTCGGCCGGCGCCGCGTCACACACCGCGGCCGCTCCAGCGGCGTCGGCCGCGAGCGCGGGGGCGGGCGCCGACACTCCGTTCACCACCTACGAGGCCGAGGCGGGAACCCTGGGCGGGGGCGCCGGCACGGTCGCGCTGACCTCGGCGCCGACGACTCAGTACTCCAGCGCCGCACTTGAGGCGTCCGGGCACGCGTACGTCCATCTCGGCGCCACCGGCCAGTCGGTGCAGTGGACGAACAACACCGGCCAGCCGATCAGCTTCGTCAACGTCCGTGCCAGCATCCCGGACTCCTCGGCGGGCGGCGGCATCACCGGCACGCTCGACCTGTACGTCAACGGCACCTTCCGGCAGGCGCTGAACCTCAACTCCAAGCAGACGTGGGTGTACGAGGGCAGCAACAACTACAACAACAGCGACGACCAGATCCCGTCGGACGGCTCCCCGCGCGTGTTCTTCGACGAGGCGCACACCTTCGTCACCGGCACGCCCATCGCCCCCGGCAGCACCTTCTCCCTGCAGAAGGACTCCTCGAACGGCGCGTCGTTCTACGACGTGGACGCCATCGACGTGGAGAACCCGCCGGCGCCGATCGCCCAGCCCGCCAACTCGATCTCCATCACCAGCTGCGGCGCGGTGTCGGACGGCAACCCGACCAACGGGTCCGCCGACAGCCAGTCGGTGGACAGCGGCCCCGCCATCCAGAACTGCATCAACCAGGCGCAGTCCCAGGGCAAGATCCTCTGGATCCCCCAGGGCACCTTCTATGTGAAGGGCACCGCGGGCCTCCAGGCCCGGGGCATCACCATCGCCGGGGCCGGCCTCTGGTACACCACGGTCTACCGCGATGTGCCGGTGCCCAACAACACCCCGCTGGCCGCGCTGTTCTCCCTGACCTCGTGCACCGTGCGGAACTTCCACATCGACGCCAACGCCGTCAGCCGCAGCACCATCGGCGGCGACGGCGGCGCCATGGACACCACCGGCACCAACTGGTCGGCCGACGGCATCTGGACCCAGCACACGATGTCCGGCTTCTGGGCCTCGGGCACCGGCGGCAAGGTGCAGAACAGCCGCCTGACCTCGATCTGGGCCGACGGGATCAACCTGAACAACGTGTCGCTCGACTCGAACACCGGAAACAACCTGACCGCCACCAACAACTTCGTGCGCGGCACCGGTGACGACGCGATGGCCATCAACTCGGTCAACTACAACACCAACGGCAGCAGCACGACCTACTACAACGCGATGACCAACATCACGATGACCAACAACACCACGATCGCGCCGTGGGGAGGCAAGGGCATCGGAATCTACGGCGGCAGCGGCCACCTGGTCAGCGGCAACTACATCAGCGACACCGCGCGGTACATCGGCCTGGGCGCCGGCCGCTTCGGCGTCAACGGCAGTGATCTGCTGTCGGCGACGCTGTCCGGCAATGTCGTCGTCAGGTCGGGCGGCAACGGCTACAGCCAGGGCCAGCCCGCGCTCCAGATCGGCAACGGCGGTGACGGCCAGAACACCGGGGTCGTCGACCACGTCACCGTGACCGGCAACACCGTGACCGACTCCCTCTACGACGCGGTCGGCTTCTCCACCTCGACCAACACCCTGCTCCAGAACAACACGATCACCACCCCGGGCCGTAACGGCGTCGTGATCGCGCCGCCGTTCTACCCGGCGCCCACGGGGTCGGCGAACATCACCGGCAACACCCTGTCCGGGCTCAAGGCCGGCGCCACCGCCTTCGCCAACAACTCCAGCGGCTTCACCGCGACGTTGAGCGGCAACAGCTGGCAGGGCGGCCCGGCCCCGGTCGAGGCGCCCTTCGGCGGCACCCCGGCCGCGGTGCCCGGCACCGTACAGGCGGAGAACTACGACACCGGCGGCCAGAGCGTCGCGTACAACGTCAACTCGGTCAACGGCAACGGCACCGCCTACCGCTCCGACGGCGTCGACCTGGAGGCCACCTCCGACACCGGCGGCGGCTACAACCTCGGCTGGACCAGCGGCGGGCAGTGGTTCCGTTACACGGTGAACGTCGCCACGGCCGGTACGTACACCGTCGGCCTGAGGGTCGCGGCTCCCGCCGCGGTGACCGGCGCGCTGCACCTGTCCAACGCGTCCGGGACCGACCTCAGCGGAGCGGTCGCCATCCCCGCCACCGGCGACTGGCAGACCTGGTCGACGGTCACCGCCCGCGTCACACTCCCGGCCGGCCGGCAGGTCCTCACACTCAACCAGGACAACGGCAACTGGAACCTCAACCACCTCACCTTCACGGCAGCGGGCACCGGCACCCCGGCGGCGGCCCTCGCGGCCTCGCCGGCCTCGCTGACCTTCGCCGCCCGGACGGTGAACACCACCAGCCCCGCGCAGAGCGTCACGGTGACCAACTCCGGTACGGCCGCCGCCTCGGTCACCTCCCTCGTGGCCGGCGGCGACTTCGCGCAGACCAACACCTGCGGTACGTCCATCGCCGCCGGGGCCACCTGCACGATCGCCGTCACCTTCACACCGACCGCGGCCGGCACCCGTACCGGCAGCGTCACCGTCACCAGCAACGCGTCCAACAGCCCCACCACCGTGGCTCTGTCCGGCACCGGCACCGGCGCCACCCCGAGCACCGACCTCGCGGCCGGCAAGGGCACCGGAGAATCCAGCCACACGCAGACGTACGGCTCGTCGAACGTGACGGACGGCAACCAGTCCACCTACTGGGAGAGCGCCAACAACGCCTTCCCGCAGTGGGTCCAGGTGGACCTCGGCTCCGCGCAGAGCGCGTCCCGCGTCGTCCTGCGGCTGCCCGCCGACTGGGGTTCCCGCACCCAGACGCTGTCCCTGCAAGGGAGCACCGACGGCTCCACGTTCACGACGGTGAAGGCGTCGGCGGCCTACAGCTTCGACCCGGCGAGCAACAACACCGTCACGATCACCTTCCCCGCCACCACTCAGCGCTGGTTCCGGGTGAACGTCACGGGCAACTCGGGCTGGCCGGCGGGCCAGATCTCGGACTTCCAGGTCTGGAACTCCTGA
- a CDS encoding amino acid ABC transporter ATP-binding protein has product MLRAVDITKRYGDQTVVDHVSLDVARGETICLLGPSGAGKSSFLRCLNMLERADEGAVLLDGELLGYRAHGTSVRELPNRLEAAQRIHIGMVFQGFNLFSHLTILQNIIEAPVGVLGRSKAEATRRARELLALVGLQEKADSYPAELSGGQQQRVAIARALAMDPKVLLFDEPTSALDPELVAGVLDVIRSLASTGMTMLIVTHEIGFAREVCDRFVFMENGRVVETGPSARLTPTGAAHERTRAFLSKVL; this is encoded by the coding sequence ATCCTGCGCGCGGTGGACATCACCAAGCGGTACGGCGACCAGACGGTCGTGGACCATGTGAGTCTGGACGTGGCGCGCGGCGAGACCATCTGCCTGCTGGGCCCCTCGGGAGCGGGCAAGAGCTCGTTCCTGCGCTGTCTGAACATGCTGGAGAGGGCGGACGAGGGGGCCGTCCTCCTCGACGGCGAACTCCTCGGCTACCGGGCGCACGGCACCTCCGTCCGTGAACTGCCGAACCGCCTGGAGGCCGCGCAGCGCATACACATCGGCATGGTCTTCCAGGGGTTCAATCTCTTCTCCCACCTGACCATCCTCCAGAACATCATCGAGGCACCGGTCGGCGTACTGGGCCGGAGCAAGGCCGAGGCCACCCGGCGGGCGCGGGAACTGCTGGCCCTGGTCGGGCTCCAGGAGAAGGCGGACTCGTACCCCGCCGAGTTGTCCGGCGGCCAGCAGCAGCGGGTGGCCATCGCGCGTGCGCTGGCCATGGACCCCAAGGTCCTCCTCTTCGACGAACCGACCTCGGCGCTGGACCCCGAGCTCGTCGCCGGAGTGCTGGACGTGATCCGGTCACTGGCCAGTACCGGGATGACGATGCTGATCGTCACGCACGAGATCGGCTTCGCGCGTGAGGTGTGCGACCGGTTCGTGTTCATGGAGAACGGCCGGGTGGTGGAGACCGGCCCCTCCGCGCGGCTCACCCCGACCGGCGCCGCCCACGAACGCACACGGGCCTTCCTGTCGAAGGTGCTCTGA
- a CDS encoding amino acid ABC transporter permease, which produces MADTSKSPQGTALPGNNVPPAAEPVAGGAAGLPPHPFAGMHRSPHPHYVRKVAAVVVVLVCAFWLQGLARNKNLAWGTVGDYFFDHSIMEGLERTVIITVVSIAIAVVLGAVLANMRLSANSVLRGAAGAYVWFFRSMPLLVLLILVYNFSLIYPALGLGVPFGPQFFDVDTKNLVQPVTAAIIAFGLQQAAYTSEVLRAAILSVPNGQREAATALGMSNIRTLRRIVFPQALRMAVPPIANESINLLKSTSLVAFISVPDLLYSVQQIYNSNFQVIPLLIVASLWYMIIVSVMSVGQTLLERTLRNTPGRSGAQPKAIEVDQP; this is translated from the coding sequence ATGGCCGACACCAGCAAATCTCCCCAGGGGACAGCGCTCCCCGGGAACAACGTGCCGCCCGCGGCCGAACCCGTAGCGGGGGGAGCCGCCGGGCTCCCCCCGCACCCCTTCGCCGGGATGCACCGCTCCCCGCATCCCCATTACGTGCGCAAGGTCGCCGCGGTCGTGGTCGTCCTCGTGTGCGCGTTCTGGCTCCAGGGCCTGGCACGCAACAAGAACCTGGCCTGGGGCACCGTCGGCGACTACTTCTTCGACCACTCGATCATGGAGGGGCTGGAGCGGACGGTGATCATCACCGTCGTCTCCATCGCCATCGCCGTCGTCCTCGGCGCGGTCCTCGCCAACATGCGGCTCTCCGCCAACTCCGTGCTCCGCGGGGCGGCAGGCGCCTACGTGTGGTTCTTCCGCTCCATGCCGCTGCTGGTCCTGCTCATCCTGGTCTACAACTTCTCGCTGATCTACCCCGCGCTGGGGCTCGGCGTCCCGTTCGGACCGCAGTTCTTCGACGTCGACACCAAGAACCTGGTGCAGCCGGTCACCGCGGCCATCATCGCCTTCGGGCTCCAGCAGGCGGCCTACACCTCCGAGGTGCTGCGGGCGGCGATCCTGTCCGTACCGAACGGGCAGCGGGAAGCGGCGACGGCCCTGGGAATGTCGAACATCCGCACCTTGCGGCGGATCGTCTTCCCGCAGGCCCTGCGGATGGCGGTGCCGCCGATCGCCAACGAGTCGATCAACCTGCTGAAGTCCACCTCCCTGGTGGCCTTCATCTCCGTGCCTGACCTGCTCTACTCCGTCCAGCAGATCTACAACAGCAACTTCCAGGTCATCCCGCTGCTCATCGTCGCGAGTCTCTGGTACATGATCATCGTCTCGGTGATGTCGGTGGGCCAGACGCTGCTGGAGCGGACCCTGCGCAACACCCCCGGCCGGTCCGGGGCCCAGCCCAAGGCAATCGAGGTGGATCAGCCGTGA
- a CDS encoding transporter substrate-binding domain-containing protein has protein sequence MKIRKSILAGTAAVVAAGVLTACSGSSGSSADTSGATPKDSASSSASAAGVQLPPDSAKGDLVAPMVIGYPPYAMLESGKPVGVDVDLADALSGPFGKTVKQRKDSFENALLGVNRGTYFGVFGADVTAEREKAFDQVAFLEDHYEFLSLKDSPALGTSMDALCGKKISMVAASSSVPVLKQQSADCVKAGKPAVDVKTFADQGAATLAVRSKQVDATTATVTNLGYVAKQSGDVFTLGGPRYLSVYIGVATKKGNGMAQAVADGLDALIKDGSYQKILERYGVEKAGVTKALVNPTPNPTH, from the coding sequence ATGAAGATCAGAAAAAGCATCCTCGCCGGCACCGCCGCGGTGGTCGCCGCCGGCGTCCTGACCGCCTGTTCCGGCTCCTCCGGCTCCTCCGCCGACACCAGCGGCGCCACGCCGAAGGACTCCGCCAGCAGCAGCGCTTCCGCGGCCGGCGTGCAGCTTCCCCCGGACAGCGCCAAGGGCGACCTGGTCGCGCCCATGGTCATCGGGTACCCGCCCTACGCGATGCTGGAGTCGGGCAAGCCGGTCGGCGTGGACGTGGACCTGGCCGACGCGCTCAGCGGACCGTTCGGCAAGACGGTCAAGCAGCGTAAGGACTCCTTCGAGAACGCGCTTCTGGGCGTGAACCGCGGAACGTACTTCGGCGTCTTCGGCGCGGACGTCACCGCCGAGCGCGAGAAGGCCTTCGACCAGGTCGCCTTCCTGGAAGACCACTACGAGTTCCTGTCGCTCAAGGACAGCCCGGCGCTCGGCACCTCGATGGACGCTCTCTGCGGCAAGAAGATCTCCATGGTCGCCGCCTCCAGTTCCGTCCCGGTCCTGAAGCAGCAGTCCGCCGACTGCGTCAAGGCCGGCAAGCCGGCCGTCGACGTCAAGACGTTCGCCGACCAGGGCGCCGCCACCCTGGCGGTGCGCAGCAAGCAGGTGGACGCCACGACCGCGACCGTCACCAACCTCGGCTACGTGGCCAAGCAGTCCGGGGACGTCTTCACCCTCGGCGGCCCCCGCTATCTGTCGGTCTACATCGGCGTGGCCACCAAGAAGGGCAACGGGATGGCCCAGGCGGTGGCCGACGGCCTCGACGCGCTGATCAAGGACGGCTCGTACCAGAAGATCCTGGAGCGCTACGGCGTCGAGAAGGCCGGCGTGACCAAGGCGCTCGTCAACCCCACCCCGAACCCGACCCACTGA
- a CDS encoding DUF3830 family protein yields the protein MSTDRRIYLQFDDGTRAVATLATDDAPATCAAIWDALAEPVTEKVMHAMYAGPEIMFGLPEQAHTFDPRALPAENQQVIPGAGDLIWFFQEPGQMSGLNFELWEVGVFYGKGGRVFGPLGWTPCTIFASITEGLAEFAAACAETRVSGVRSLTIGRVE from the coding sequence ATGAGCACCGACCGCCGGATCTACCTCCAGTTCGACGACGGCACCCGCGCCGTCGCCACCCTCGCCACGGATGACGCCCCCGCCACCTGCGCGGCCATCTGGGACGCCCTCGCGGAGCCCGTCACCGAGAAGGTCATGCACGCCATGTACGCCGGGCCGGAGATCATGTTCGGCCTCCCCGAGCAGGCGCACACCTTCGACCCCCGGGCCCTGCCCGCGGAGAACCAGCAGGTGATCCCCGGCGCCGGCGACCTCATCTGGTTCTTCCAGGAACCCGGTCAGATGTCCGGGCTGAACTTCGAACTGTGGGAGGTCGGCGTCTTCTACGGGAAGGGCGGCCGCGTGTTCGGGCCGCTGGGCTGGACGCCGTGCACCATCTTCGCCTCGATCACGGAGGGGCTGGCCGAGTTCGCCGCCGCCTGCGCCGAGACCCGGGTCAGCGGCGTGCGGTCGCTGACCATCGGGCGCGTCGAATAG
- a CDS encoding gamma-glutamyl-gamma-aminobutyrate hydrolase family protein yields the protein MNRPLSHVPSVPTVPPVLIAVTSWRRPLDTYLGAGTDLYTLGTEYAHAVSAAGGVPVLTPTLTAEETEVVLDTVAGVLLSGGGDVHPASYGAAGAAGEHDPGRDATETALVRGALRRKMPVLGICRGLQIANVALGGTLREDLPVTAAHPAVHGPEALRDLRHEVLTDAAWLRDCLPEPARVNSIHHQALDRVAVELRPVAWAADGVIEAAESRTPDWYFRGVQWHPEKMAAPGERHHADILFEDFVTAARRYAAVPPRSAA from the coding sequence ATGAACCGGCCCCTTTCTCACGTTCCTTCGGTTCCTACGGTTCCTCCGGTCCTGATCGCCGTCACGAGCTGGCGCCGACCGCTGGACACCTACCTGGGTGCCGGCACCGACCTCTACACCCTCGGTACCGAGTACGCGCACGCCGTCAGCGCGGCCGGCGGTGTCCCGGTGCTGACCCCCACCCTCACCGCCGAGGAGACCGAGGTGGTCCTGGACACGGTGGCCGGGGTCCTGCTGTCCGGCGGCGGCGACGTCCATCCCGCGAGCTACGGCGCCGCAGGCGCGGCCGGCGAGCACGACCCCGGGCGGGACGCGACGGAGACGGCCCTGGTCCGCGGCGCGCTACGCCGGAAGATGCCCGTCCTGGGCATCTGCCGAGGGTTGCAGATCGCCAATGTGGCCCTGGGCGGCACCCTCCGGGAGGACCTTCCGGTCACCGCGGCCCATCCGGCCGTGCACGGCCCCGAGGCCCTGCGGGACCTGCGGCACGAGGTGCTGACCGACGCGGCCTGGCTCCGTGACTGCCTGCCCGAACCCGCGCGGGTCAATTCCATCCACCACCAGGCCCTCGACCGGGTGGCCGTCGAGCTGCGTCCTGTCGCCTGGGCCGCCGACGGTGTGATCGAGGCGGCGGAGAGCCGTACGCCGGACTGGTACTTCCGGGGGGTCCAGTGGCACCCGGAAAAGATGGCGGCCCCCGGCGAACGGCACCACGCCGACATCCTGTTCGAGGACTTCGTGACCGCGGCCCGCCGGTACGCCGCCGTTCCACCCCGATCCGCCGCCTGA